A genomic segment from Sander vitreus isolate 19-12246 chromosome 3, sanVit1, whole genome shotgun sequence encodes:
- the LOC144515293 gene encoding extracellular calcium-sensing receptor-like, giving the protein MLGGIFSFHSSWINRQDTYRHKPQPLECTSFNFRDLQYAQAMLFAIEEINNSTELLPGISLGYKIYDVCGSIARSVRVALALANGNEVLSALTEAPCTRPAQVQAIMGETSSSPCMAVATVIGPFHIPMISHFATCACLSDKTKYQSFLRTIPSDYYQSRALAQLVWHFGWTWVGAIRSNEDYGNNGMAIFTETAQHLGICLEYSVSFFRTDPPDKIQKIINIIKASTSKVIVTFLSHMDIDIIISEMSNHNLTGYQWVGTEAWISDSHTAVMDNNHILDGAIGLSIPKAHVSGMREFMLDVKPLNSSSNEMFSEFWETLFSCKFKQSKSSAGNQRECTGHEDLTGVQNSFIDMSLMPIFNNVYKGVYAVAHALHNILSCNKTCNNKMQLDPLTILQQIKMIQFKTKEGDEVYFNENGDPAAKYEIINWQPTEHGIVDFVTVGLYDASLPADEQLNLQNKSVIWAQNSQQVPLSVCSEKCPPGTRKVLQKGKPVCCYDCLTCAEGEISNITDSITCVRCHPEFWSNERRDACVKKVAEFLSYEEIMGSLLTAASLFGTCITAVVAFIFFRYRKTPIVRANNSELSFLLLFALTLCFLCSLTFIGRPSEWSCMLRHTAFGITFVLCISCVLGKTIVVLMAFKATLPGSNVMKWFGPAQQKLSVVGFTVIQVIICILWLTISPPFPFKNLKIFKDKIILECALGSAVGFWAVLGYIGLLAMLCFFLAFLARKLPDNFNEAKFITFSMLIFCAVWITFIPAYVSSPGKFSVAVEIFAILASSFGLLFCIFIPKCYIILLKPEKNTKKNIMGKGVPK; this is encoded by the exons ATGTTGGGGGGAATCTTCTCTTTCCACAGCAGCTGGATAAACAGACAGGACACATACAGGCACAAACCACAGCCACTGGAATGCACCAG TTTCAATTTCAGAGATTTACAGTATGCCCAGGCTATGCTCTTTGCCATAGAGGAGATTAATAACAGCACAGAACTACTGCCTGGTATCTCTCTGGGCTATAAGATCTATGATGTCTGTGGCTCCATTGCCAGAAGTGTAAGGGTTGCACTGGCCTTGGCTAATGGTAATGAGGTGTTATCTGCACTCACCGAGGCACCATGTACCAGACCTGCACAAGTGCAGGCCATTATGGGAGAgacctcttcctctccttgcATGGCTGTAGCTACTGTCATCGGACCCTTTCATATCCCAATG ATCAGCCACTTTGCTACTTGTGCTTGTCTGAGCGATAAAACCAAGTACCAATCCTTTCTCAGAACAATACCCAGTGATTACTACCAGAGCAGAGCCCTGGCCCAGTTGGTGTGGCACTTTGGTTGGACTTGGGTTGGAGCTATTAGATCAAATGAAGATTATGGCAATAATGGCATGGCCATATTCACAGAAACTGCCCAGCATCTGGGCATCTGTTTGGAGTACTCTGTATCTTTCTTTAGAACAGATCCACCAGACAAAATACAGAAGATAATTAACATCATCAAGGCTTCCACTTCCAAGGTGATAGTCACTTTTCTCTCCCACATggatattgatataataatatCTGAGATGTCTAACCACAACTTGACTGGGTACCAGTGGGTAGGCACTGAGGCCTGGATCTCTGATTCCCACACTGCAGTAATGGATAATAATCACATTCTGGATGGTGCCATAGGCCTGTCCATCCCCAAAGCACACGTCAGTGGTATGAGAGAGTTCATGTTGGATGTGAAGCCACTGAATTCATCTAgtaatgaaatgttttcagaGTTTTGGGAGACATTATTTAGCTGTAAATTCAAACAGTCCAAATCTTCAGCAGGGAATCAGAGAGAATGTACTGGCCATGAAGATCTGACTGGAGTGCAAAACAGCTTCATTGATATGTCGCTCATGCCTATCTTTAACAATGTTTATAAAGGAGTGTATGCTGTGGCCCACGCACTTCATAATATTCTCAGCTGTAACAAAACCTGTAACAACAAGATGCAGCTAGATCCATTGACG ATTTTAcagcaaataaaaatgattcagTTCAAAACTAAGGAAGGAGATGAGGTTTACTTTAATGAGAATGGAGACCCAGCAGCAAAGTATGAAATTATAAACTGGCAGCCAACAGAACATGGCATTGTGGACTTTGTCACAGTTGGTCTTTATGATGCATCTTTACCTGCAGACGAACAGCTGAATCTGCAAAATAAGTCTGTAATTTGGGCACAGAACTCACAACAG GTGCCTTTGTCAGTTTGCAGTGAGAAATGTCCTCCAGGAACTCGCAAGGTTCTCCAGAAAGGAAAGCCTGTTTGCTGCTATGACTGTTTAACATGTGCAGAAGGAGAAATAAGCAACATTACAG ATTCTATCACCTGTGTGCGATGCCACCCTGAGTTCTGGTCAAATGAGAGAAGAGATGCTTGTGTGAAGAAGGTGGCAGAGTTTCTATCATATGAAGAGATTATGGGATCGCTGCTCACTGCAGCATCCTTATTTGGAACATGCATCACTGCTGTTGTGGCATTCATTTTCTTCAGATACAGGAAAACTCCTATTGTCAGGGCCAACAACTCTGAGCTGAGCTTCTTGCTTCTTTTCGCCCTCActctgtgtttcctgtgttcTCTGACCTTCATAGGCCGGCCCTCTGAGTGGTCCTGCATGCTGCGACACACAGCATTCGGCATCACCTTTGTTCTCTGTATCTCTTGTGTTCTGGGGAAAACTATAGTGGTGTTGATGGCCTTCAAGGCCACACTTCCAGGTAGTAATGTCATGAAATGGTTTGGGCCTGCACAGCAGAAACTCAGTGTTGTGGGCTTCACTGTTATACAAGTTATCATATGTATCCTCTGGTTAACAATTTCTCCTCCTTTTCCATTTAAGAATCTTAAGATATTCAAGGACAAAATCATCTTAGAATGCGCTCTGGGCTCAGCTGTAGGTTTTTGGGCTGTACTTGGGTACATAGGACTTCTGGCCATGTTATGTTTCTTTCTTGCTTTTCTGGCTCGAAAACTGCCTGATAATTTTAATGAAGCCAAATTCATCACCTTTAGCATGCTGATATTCTGTGCAGTATGGATCACTTTTATCCCAGCGTATGTCAGCTCTCCTGGGAAGTTCAGTGTTGCTGTGGAGATATTTGCTATTCTGGCCTCCAGTTTTGGACTGctattttgtattttcattcCAAAATGTTATATTATCTTACTGAAACCAGAGaagaatacaaaaaagaatATAATGGGGAAAGGGGTACCAAAATAA
- the LOC144515292 gene encoding extracellular calcium-sensing receptor-like, with protein MLGGIFSFHTSWKDRQDTYRQKPLPLECTSLNFRGFQFAQAMLFAIEEINNSTELLPGISLGYKIYDSCASIARSVRVALALANGNDILSALSEAPCTRTAQLQAIMGETSSSPCMAISTVIGPFHIPMISHFATCACLSDKTKYPSFLRTIPSDYYQSRALAQLVKHFGWTWVGAIRTNDDYGNNGMSIFTETAQHLGICLEYSVAFFRTDPPDKIQKIINIIKASTSKVIVAFLSHKDMDVLIHHLSDHNLTGYQWVGSESWIFDFQIAAMDINHILDGAIGLSIPKAHVSGMREFMLDVKPLNSSSNEMFSEFWETLFSCKFKPSKSGNQRECTGHEDLTGVQNSFTDMSLMPIFNNVYKGVYAVAHALHNILSCNKTCNNKVQLALFTILQHIKKIKFKTKEGDEVYFNENGDPAAKYEIINWQPTEHGIVDFVTVGLYDASLPADEQLNLQNKSLIWAQNSQQVPLSVCSEKCPPGTRKVLQKGKPVCCYDCLRCAEGEMSNITDSITCVRCHPEFWSNERRDACVEKEAEFLSYEEIMGALLTAASLFGTCITAVVAFIFFRYRKTPIVRANNSELSFLLLFSLTLCFLCSLTFIGRPSEWSCKLRHTAFGITFVLCISCVLGKTIVVLMAFKATLPGSNVMKWFGPTQQKLSVVGFTLIQVIICILWLTISPPFPFKNFDESKDKIILECALGSAVGFWAVLGYIGLLAMLCFILAFLARKLPDNFNEAKFITFSMLIFCAVWITFIPAYVSSPGKFSVAVEIFAILASSFGLLFCIFIPKCYIILLKPEKNTKKNIMGKGVPKSF; from the exons ATGTTGGGGGGAATCTTCTCTTTCCACACCAGctggaaagacagacaggacacCTACAGGCAAAAACCCCTGCCACTGGAATGCACAAG TTTGAATTTCAGAGGTTTTCAGTTTGCCCAGGCTATGCTCTTTGCCATAGAGGAGATTAATAACAGCACAGAACTACTACCTGGTATCTCTCTGGGCTATAAGATCTATGATTCCTGTGCCTCAATTGCCAGAAGTGTGAGGGTTGCACTGGCCTTGGCTAATGGTAATGATATATTGTCTGCACTCTCCGAGGCACCGTGTACTAGAACTGCCCAATTGCAGGCCATTATGGGAGAgacctcttcctctccttgcATGGCTATATCTACTGTCATCGGACCCTTTCATATCCCAATG aTCAGCCACTTTGCTACTTGTGCTTGTCTGAGTGATAAAACCAAGTACCCATCCTTTCTCAGAACAATACCCAGTGATTACTACCAGAGCAGAGCCCTGGCCCAGTTGGTCAAGCACTTTGGATGGACTTGGGTTGGAGCTATTAGAACAAATGATGATTATGGCAACAATGGCATGTCCATATTCACAGAAACAGCCCAGCATCTGGGCATCTGTCTGGAGTACTCTGTAGCTTTCTTTAGAACAGATCCACCAGACAAAATACAAAAGATCATTAACATTATCAAGGCATCCACTTCCAAGGTGATTGTCGCTTTCCTCTCCCATAAGGATATGGATGTGCTAATACACCACTTATCCGACCATAACCTGACTGGGTACCAGTGGGTAGGCAGTGAGAGCTGGATCTTTGATTTCCAAATTGCAGCCATGGATATTAATCACATTCTGGATGGTGCCATAGGCCTGTCCATCCCCAAAGCACATGTCAGTGGCATGAGAGAGTTCATGTTGGATGTGAAGCCGCTCAATTCATCTAgtaatgaaatgttttcagaGTTTTGGGAGACATTATTTAGCTGTAAGTTCAAACCGTCAAAATCAGGGAATCAGAGAGAATGTACTGGCCATGAAGATCTGACTGGAGTGCAAAACAGCTTCACTGATATGTCGCTCATGCCTATCTTTAACAATGTCTATAAAGGAGTGTATGCTGTGGCCCACGCACTTCATAATATTCTCAGCTGTAACAAAACCTGTAACAACAAGGTGCAGCTAGCTCTATTTACG ATTTTACAGCACATAAAAAAGATTAAGTTCAAAACTAAGGAAGGAGATGAGGTTTACTTTAATGAGAATGGAGACCCAGCAGCAAAGTATGAAATTATAAACTGGCAGCCAACAGAACATGGCATTGTGGACTTTGTCACAGTTGGTCTTTATGATGCATCTTTACCTGCAGACGAACAGCTGAATCTGCAAAATAAGTCTTTAATTTGGGCACAGAACTCACAACAG GTGCCTTTGTCAGTTTGCAGTGAGAAATGTCCTCCAGGAACTCGCAAGGTTCTCCAGAAAGGAAAGCCTGTTTGCTGCTATGACTGTTTAAGATGTGCAGAGGGAGAAATGAGCAACATTACAG attcTATCACATGTGTGCGATGCCACCCTGAGTTCTGGTCAAATGAGAGAAGAGATGCTTGTGTGGAGAAGGAGGCAGAGTTTCTATCATATGAAGAGATTATGGGAGCGCTGCTCACTGCAGCATCCTTATTTGGAACATGCATCACTGCTGTTGTGGCATTCATTTTCTTCAGATACAGGAAAACTCCTATTGTCAGGGCCAACAACTCTGAGCTGAGCTTCCTGCTGCTCTTCTCCTTGActctgtgtttcctgtgttcTCTGACCTTCATAGGCCGGCCCTCTGAGTGGTCCTGCAAGCTGCGACACACAGCATTCGGCATCACCTTTGTTCTCTGTATCTCTTGTGTTCTGGGGAAAACTATAGTGGTGTTGATGGCCTTCAAGGCCACACTTCCAGGTAGTAATgtcatgaaatggtttggtcctacACAGCAGAAACTCAGTGTTGTGGGTTTCACTCTTATACAAGTTATCATATGTATCCTCTGGTTAACAATTTCTCCTCCTTTTCCATTTAAGAATTTTGATGAATCTAAGGACAAAATCATCTTAGAATGCGCTCTGGGCTCAGCTGTAGGTTTTTGGGCTGTACTTGGGTACATAGGACTTCTGGCCATGTTATGTTTCATTCTTGCTTTTCTGGCTCGAAAACTGCCTGATAACTTCAATGAAGCCAAATTCATCACCTTTAGCATGCTGATATTCTGTGCAGTATGGATCACTTTTATCCCAGCGTATGTCAGCTCTCCTGGGAAGTTCAGTGTTGCTGTGGAGATATTTGCTATTCTGGCCTCCAGTTTTGGACTgctcttttgtatttttattccaaaatgttATATTATCTTACTGAAACCAGAGaagaatacaaaaaagaatATAATGGGGAAAGGGGTACCAAAATCATTCTGA